In a single window of the Antedon mediterranea chromosome 1, ecAntMedi1.1, whole genome shotgun sequence genome:
- the LOC140063649 gene encoding tetratricopeptide repeat protein 38-like, giving the protein MAKHTQWRDSKAWLDTGLPLSSTSNEACKLYDAALTQYVGWYDEPSVGGLEVTLGKLEKADESFIMGRVISNGLELLGTGTNIDLSSDLKEGIDEMVRIATGSDISQREQQHVTAIKLFSEGYQKKACETWERILVEHPTDMLALKFAHDSYFYLGESNQIRDSIARVMPYWKNTMPLSSYLHGMYAFGLEETNLYAQAEKQARLGLELNPNDPWATHSMAHVLEMNGRSIEGIQFMSSTETNWNICGMIACHNYWHWALYCIENADYQKALAIYDQQVQQRTLGSSAPLDMVDAASLLYRLEMEGVSVGKERWQKIFDVTKPHLDDHTLVFNDIHYLMAALGAKQNDIVKRFKESTTDFIKKKKGDQRNIMNEVGVVMFEAFQAYDDGDFSKAVETMLPVRYQVINIGGSHAQRDVFNQFLIQAALKSDQKQHHKLARCLLTERKSLKECTPLTDRLIARAMALHVD; this is encoded by the exons GCATGGCTCGACACTGGTCTTCCTCTATCGTCAACTAGTAACGAAGCATGTAAACTATATGATGCCGCCTTGACACAG TATGTTGGCTGGTATGACGAGCCTAGTGTTGGAGGTTTGGAAGTAACTCTTGGCAAATTAGAGAAAGCGGACGAATCGTTCA TTATGGGACGAGTAATAAGTAATGGTCTTGAACTACTTGGAACAGGCACGAACATTGATCTAAGTTCTGACTTAAAGGAGGGTATTGATGAGATGGTACGCATAGCAACGGGTAGTGATATCAGCCAAAGGGAACAGCAACACGTCACCGCtatcaaattattttcagaaGG aTACCAGAAAAAAGCGTGTGAAACCTGGGAACGTATCCTAGTCGAACACCCTACAGACATGTTAGCTTTAAAGTTTGCCCACGACAGTTATTTCTACCTCGGTGAATCGAATCAAATACGTGATTCGATCGCTCGTGTGATGCCTTATTGGAAAAACACTATGCCACTATCCAG TTACCTACATGGAATGTACGCGTTTGGCCTGGAGGAGACTAATCTGTACGCTCAAGCAGAGAAACAAGCTAGACTA gGCTTAGAATTGAATCCAAACGATCCGTGGGCAACGCACTCGATGGCTCATGTGCTTGAGATGAATGGACGTTCGATTGAAGGTATTCAATTCATGTCAAGCACAGAGACTAACTGGAAC ATTTGTGGTATGATAGCCTGCCACAATTACTGGCATTGGGCATTATACTGTATAGAAAATGCCGACTACCAGAAAGCACTTGCAATCTATGACCAACAG GTTCAACAGAGAACACTGGGTTCATCAGCTCCTTTGGACATGGTAGACGCCGCGTCTTTGCTCTACCGACTTGAAATGGAAG GAGTTTCAGTGGGAAAAGAACGTTGGCAGAAAATCTTTGATGTCACCAAACCTCACTTAGATGACCACACCCTTGTGTTCAATGACATCCACTATCTGATGGCTGCCCTCGGAgcaaaacaaaatgatattgtCAAGAGATTTAAGGAATCAACCACAGATTTTATCAA AAAGAAGAAAGGAGATCAAAGAAATATAATGAATGAGGTGGGCGTTGTGATGTTTGAAGCGTTCCAGGCCTACGACGACGGAGATTTCAGTAAAGCAGTTGAGACGATGTTACCGGTCAGATATCAGGTGATCAATATTGGAGGAAGCCATGCACAG cgAGACGTTTTTAACCAGTTTTTGATTCAAGCCGCTCTGAAATCAGATCAAAAGCAACATCACAAATTAGCAAG atGTTTGTTAACAGAGCGGAAATCGTTAAAAGAGTGCACGCCACTTACAGATCGACTTATAGCCCGAGCGATGGCTCTTCATGTGGACTAA
- the LOC140063581 gene encoding uncharacterized protein → MMIRPTLLVIVLMFLRVEATESCNEPLGIEDGRIPPEQFSASSIYNTMYYPHYGHLNSLRGVNGNGAWGPNAAAVGQWIQADLGSVHTVTGVITQGSNYLSEWVTLYEVLYGDDGNNFKKAIDNDFTGNFNKNSHVTNMLDEAVTARLIRIRVLGWSGWPSLRFELLGCSAMEPTTAEQTTIPKTTELQTTMEPTTAEPTTTPMTTKQQTTMELTTKTIPTTTELQTTMEPTTAEQTTTPMTTKQQTTMELTTTTIPTTTELHTTMEPTTTEQTTAPMTTEEYTTMELTTTTIPTTTELQTTMEPTTAEPTTTPMTTELQTTMESTTAEQTTAPITTKQQTTMELTTTIQTATELQTTIEPTTAEQTTIPMTTKQQTTTELTTTIPTTTELQTTMEPTTAEPTTTPMTTKQQTTMELTTTTIPTTIELQTTMEPTTTEQTTTPMTTKQQTTMELTTTTIPTTTELQTTMEPTTTEQTTTQDNRFRRGLLRFTESRTSDHHNVLQVMYTHSAITCSTQCMLKSACVSVMFNAKRCYLLSILDGDSEDDINTFTNAISYIVAVWT, encoded by the exons atgatgattaggcctactttgttgGTAATCGTTCTCATGTTTTTAAGAGTTGAAGCTACAG AGTCTTGCAATGAGCCACTTGGTATAGAGGATGGAAGAATTCCACCCGAACAATTTTCAGCATCAAGTATATACAATACGATGTATTACCCTCATTATGGACATCTGAATTCCTTGAGGGGTGTAAATGGAAACGGAGCCTGGGGTCCCAATGCTGCCGCAGTAGGCCAGTGGATTCAAGCTGACTTAGGTAGCGTTCATACAGTCACTGGGGTCATCACTCAGGGGAGCAACTACCTTTCAGAATGGGTAACGCTCTACGAAGTTCTATACGGTGACGACGGGAACAACTTCAAAAAAGCAATTGACAATGAC TTTACAggaaatttcaataaaaattccCATGTGACCAATATGTTGGATGAAGCTGTAACCGCAAGATTAATCCGTATTCGAGTGCTCGGGTGGTCTGGTTGGCCAAGTTTAAGATTTGAACTCCTCGGTTGCTCAG CGATGGAACCAACCACAGCGGAACAAACAACTATACCAAAGACTACAGAGCTACAGACAACCATGGAACCAACCACAGCGGAACCAACAACTACACCAATGACTACGAAGCAGCAGACAACCATGGAACTAACGACAAAAACCATACCTACGACTACAGAGCTACAGACAACCATGGAACCAACCACAGCGGAACAAACAACTACACCAATGACTACGAAGCAGCAGACAACCATGGAACTAACGACAACAACCATACCTACGACTACAGAGCTACATACAACCATGGAACCAACCACAACAGAACAAACAACTGCACCAATGACTACGGAGGAGTATACAACCATGGAACTAACGACAACAACCATACCTACGACGACAGAGCTACAGACAACCATGGAACCAACCACAGCAGAACCAACAACTACACCAATGACTACAGAACTACAGACAACAATGGAATCAACCACAGCGGAACAAACAACTGCACCAATTACTACGAAGCAGCAGACAACCATGGAACTAACGACAACCATACAAACGGCTACAGAGCTACAGACAACTATCGAACCAACCACAGCGGAACAAACAACTATACCAATGACAACGAAGCAGCAGACAACCACAGAACTAACAACAACCATACCTACGACGACAGAGCTACAGACAACCATGGAACCAACCACAGCAGAACCAACAACTACACCAATGACTACGAAGCAGCAGACAACCATGGAACTAACGACAACAACCATACCTACGACTATAGAGCTACAGACAACCATGGAACCAACCACAACAGAACAAACAACCACACCAATGACTACGAAGCAGCAGACAACCATGGAACTAACGACAACAACCATACCTACGACTACAGAGCTACAGACAACCATGGAACCAACCACAACAGAACAAACAACCACACAAG ATAATCGATTTCGACGGGGCCTTTTGAGGTTCACAGAATCTCGCACGTCTGATCACCACAACGTGCTACAGGTCATGTACACACATTCTGCGATTACTTGTTCGACTCAATGCATGTTGAAAAGTGCGTGTGTATCAGTAATGTTTAATGCTAAAAGATGCTACTTACTTTCCATCTTGGACGGTGATTCTGAAGATGACATCAATACATTCACTAACGCGATTAGTTACATTGTGGCAGTGTGGACTTAA